A DNA window from Dunckerocampus dactyliophorus isolate RoL2022-P2 chromosome 17, RoL_Ddac_1.1, whole genome shotgun sequence contains the following coding sequences:
- the macir gene encoding macrophage immunometabolism regulator, which translates to MSVKMEVDISGVSRAHVSILPATEIKGTLKAETERPRCASTPCSPIRSTVAGYQILHMDSNYLVGFTTGEELLKLAHKWSESSPEKSLLSEAVPSPIQTLDVSKSLDSSIHRSSRIFKAKSRYYQPYDIPAASGRRRRRMPSSSDTFLRSVTQGEHGRLPLCLLRGKRTQSKSLDYLNLDKITIKESSDTEVLQYQLQHLTLRGERMFTRNKT; encoded by the coding sequence ATGTCTGTAAAGATGGAAGTGGACATCAGCGGAGTGTCGAGGGCTCATGTTTCCATTCTACCTGCAACTGAGATCAAAGGTACGTTGAAAGCGGAAACAGAAAGACCTCGCTGTGCCAGCACGCCATGCTCACCCATCAGGAGTACAGTTGCAGGATACCAGATCCTCCACATGGACTCCAACTATCTAGTAGGCTTCACGACGGGTGAGGAGCTGCTGAAATTGGCCCACAAATGGTCAGAAAGCTCCCCAGAGAAGAGCTTGTTATCGGAGGCCGTGCCCAGTCCTATCCAGACCTTAGATGTGTCCAAGTCATTAGACTCGAGCATCCACCGGTCTTCAAGAATTTTTAAAGCCAAAAGTCGCTACTACCAGCCTTACGACATTCCTGCTGCCAGCGGTCGGAGAAGACGGCGTATGCCAAGCTCAAGTGACACCTTCCTCAGGTCTGTGACTCAAGGGGAACATGGGAGACTACCCTTATGTCTGCTCAGAGGGAAGAGGACCCAGTCCAAGTCTCTGGACTACCTTAATCTCGACAAAATCACCATCAAGGAGTCGTCAGACACTGAGGTGTTACAGTACCAACTGCAGCATCTCACCTTGCGGGGAGAGCGCATGTTCACGAGAAACAAAACCTAA